The Lactobacillus sp. CBA3605 genome contains a region encoding:
- the pglX gene encoding BREX-1 system adenine-specific DNA-methyltransferase PglX has translation MMDKTAIKNFAINARRKLIADTKLKAAMLGITEEGIASKLATSTSEIEYYVDDRNPITGSDIGKRQRLVTELLQRATNSDLKTAFNDLVEEIAYTWFNRLIAIRFMEVNDYLPSRTRVLSSSQGRHEPDIMIDPIVLEPYLGHFTDEELDLIKVAQETELTTDMDRLYRMLFIKQANALYKNLPHLFEKTNDYAELLFTPNYHDGVIQQLITTIPVADFDVAQGGQVEIIGWLYQYYNTEPKNNVISTPKAHKFRNTEIASATQIFTPDWIVKYMVENSLGKLWVEHLISIGDNRSEIEIANSFNWNYYVKDAPQSEEIQNIVITDQSLSNHTLATIKVIDPAMGSGHILVYAFEVLITIYQSEGFSKRDAVKEIITKNLNGLDIDNRAFQLTYFSIMMKARQYDRRALSNIKSINVFGIPSISEANENFNILLTQLENNNAKILKKLLIDFSDGKEIGSLIAEPNVGYSALNENLSQLNQRQLSFELIPLIEKAEKVLQVAQLLKQSYDVVITNPPYMGSSRMSQKLKKFAEKNHPDTKSDLFSMFIERWNQALKSNGFNAMVTMQSWMFLSSFEKMRKNILNKYVISSLMHMENNVMGIAFGTAVTILRNTVLPGFIGTYHQIKTKDVSTGIPESVPIAGNRYNRTNQANFSKIPGSPIAYWISEHMRSIYQDNKKLTDIYRPMVGMTTSNNKKFVFFWQEVNYENSIYISHTHPTWFPYAKGGGYRKWYGFERYFVNWKNNGLEIKKYKKFGNSLSASVRNERYYMQPGITWSAITSSRFSARILPKNHIFDSGGSAIFPNEKSTLWVLSLMNSKIMWKNLLLKNPTLNFQTSDIGTLPVIFDNNKNVVANLGKRCISYAKKDWDSFETSWDFARHPLLAHIADDKQKEVGGKLENAFGLWKVEAQQRFDQLKANEEELNRIFIDLYGLNDELTPDVADKDVSVRLADEVRDTKSFLSYFVGVVFGRYSLDVEGLIFAGGEWNSDNYQKFVPNQDNLMMLNDEHYFNDDRDIINRLKQFLEVVFGRDTLQANLDYIARIVGKKAENSEAAIRRYFVEDFFKDHKKVYQKKPIYWEFSSGRQNGFKALMYLHRYDNTELAMIRTDYLHPLQGKYETRLSQLQQLSADESMAKRKKQLERDIKHVNQQINELKSYDPIIQHLANEQISLDLDDGVSVNYSKLQDGEKVLSKI, from the coding sequence ATGATGGACAAAACAGCTATCAAAAATTTTGCGATTAATGCGCGACGAAAATTAATTGCAGACACTAAACTAAAGGCAGCAATGCTAGGTATTACAGAGGAGGGAATTGCGAGTAAGTTAGCAACTTCCACCTCAGAGATTGAATACTATGTTGATGATCGTAATCCGATTACTGGTTCTGATATTGGAAAACGACAGCGATTAGTTACTGAATTGTTACAACGGGCGACAAATAGCGATTTGAAAACTGCTTTTAATGATTTGGTAGAAGAAATTGCGTACACTTGGTTTAATCGTTTGATTGCGATTCGCTTTATGGAGGTCAATGATTATCTTCCGAGTCGAACACGCGTATTATCGAGTAGTCAAGGTCGGCATGAACCTGATATTATGATTGATCCAATCGTACTGGAACCTTATCTCGGACATTTTACTGATGAAGAGTTGGACTTGATAAAAGTTGCACAAGAAACTGAGCTAACAACTGATATGGATCGCCTATATCGGATGCTTTTCATCAAACAAGCCAATGCATTATATAAAAATCTGCCACATTTATTCGAAAAAACTAACGATTATGCTGAATTATTGTTCACTCCAAACTATCATGATGGCGTTATTCAGCAATTAATCACGACTATTCCAGTGGCTGATTTTGATGTTGCTCAAGGCGGGCAAGTTGAAATCATTGGTTGGTTGTATCAGTACTATAATACGGAACCTAAAAATAACGTTATTAGTACTCCAAAAGCACATAAATTTCGAAATACAGAAATTGCTTCAGCAACTCAAATTTTCACCCCAGATTGGATCGTCAAATATATGGTAGAAAATTCATTAGGAAAATTATGGGTTGAACATTTAATTAGTATTGGTGATAATCGATCGGAAATCGAAATCGCAAATTCTTTTAATTGGAATTACTATGTAAAAGATGCGCCGCAATCTGAAGAAATTCAAAATATAGTAATCACCGATCAGTCCCTTAGCAACCACACTCTTGCTACTATTAAAGTAATTGATCCAGCAATGGGGTCTGGACATATATTAGTTTATGCTTTTGAAGTTTTAATAACTATTTATCAATCTGAGGGATTTTCTAAAAGAGATGCCGTTAAAGAAATTATTACAAAAAACTTAAATGGTTTAGATATTGATAACCGAGCCTTTCAACTGACTTATTTTTCAATAATGATGAAGGCACGACAATACGATCGTCGCGCACTATCTAATATAAAAAGTATCAATGTCTTTGGTATTCCAAGTATTAGTGAAGCTAATGAAAATTTCAATATTTTATTAACTCAACTTGAAAATAATAATGCTAAAATTTTAAAGAAGCTTTTAATCGATTTTTCTGATGGAAAGGAAATTGGTTCACTAATAGCTGAACCTAATGTTGGCTATTCAGCTTTAAATGAAAATCTCAGTCAATTAAACCAGCGACAATTATCATTTGAATTAATTCCATTAATTGAAAAAGCTGAAAAGGTGCTACAGGTTGCCCAGCTATTAAAGCAAAGCTACGATGTCGTAATTACTAATCCACCTTATATGGGATCATCTCGAATGTCACAAAAGCTTAAAAAGTTTGCTGAAAAAAATCATCCAGACACAAAATCAGATCTATTTTCGATGTTTATTGAACGGTGGAACCAAGCATTGAAATCAAACGGATTTAATGCCATGGTTACTATGCAATCATGGATGTTTCTTTCAAGTTTTGAAAAAATGCGAAAAAATATACTTAACAAGTATGTGATTTCAAGTTTAATGCATATGGAAAATAACGTTATGGGAATTGCTTTTGGTACTGCTGTGACCATTTTACGTAATACTGTTTTACCAGGTTTTATTGGAACCTATCATCAAATAAAAACAAAAGATGTGTCCACTGGCATTCCTGAATCGGTACCAATTGCTGGTAATCGTTATAATCGAACTAATCAAGCGAACTTTAGTAAGATTCCGGGGAGCCCGATTGCATACTGGATAAGTGAACATATGCGTTCTATTTATCAAGACAATAAAAAGCTTACTGATATTTATCGTCCCATGGTGGGTATGACTACCAGTAACAATAAAAAATTTGTTTTCTTTTGGCAAGAAGTCAATTATGAGAATAGTATTTATATTTCGCATACACACCCCACTTGGTTTCCATATGCTAAAGGTGGTGGCTATAGAAAATGGTACGGATTTGAACGCTACTTTGTAAATTGGAAAAACAATGGATTGGAAATAAAAAAATATAAGAAATTTGGAAATAGTTTAAGTGCATCTGTAAGAAATGAAAGATACTATATGCAACCTGGGATCACATGGTCTGCCATTACTTCAAGCCGTTTTTCTGCAAGAATTTTACCTAAAAATCATATTTTCGATTCTGGTGGAAGTGCTATCTTTCCAAACGAAAAATCAACTCTTTGGGTACTCTCCTTGATGAATTCAAAAATAATGTGGAAAAATCTTCTTTTAAAAAATCCAACTTTAAATTTTCAGACTTCTGATATTGGTACACTTCCAGTAATATTTGACAACAATAAGAATGTAGTGGCTAATTTAGGCAAACGTTGCATTTCTTACGCAAAAAAAGATTGGGATTCATTCGAAACATCTTGGGATTTCGCTCGCCATCCACTACTGGCGCACATCGCTGATGATAAGCAAAAAGAAGTTGGCGGGAAGTTAGAAAATGCATTTGGGTTATGGAAAGTTGAAGCACAACAGCGATTTGATCAGCTTAAAGCTAACGAGGAAGAACTAAATCGAATTTTCATTGATTTATATGGGCTTAATGATGAATTAACTCCTGACGTAGCGGATAAGGACGTATCAGTTCGATTGGCAGATGAAGTACGGGATACTAAATCGTTTCTATCATACTTTGTAGGCGTCGTGTTTGGGCGTTATTCGTTAGATGTTGAAGGGTTAATCTTTGCTGGTGGTGAGTGGAATAGTGATAATTATCAAAAATTTGTGCCAAATCAAGATAATTTAATGATGTTGAATGATGAACATTATTTCAATGATGATCGAGACATTATTAATCGGCTAAAACAATTCTTAGAAGTTGTGTTTGGCAGGGATACCTTACAAGCTAATTTGGACTATATTGCCAGAATTGTTGGCAAAAAGGCTGAAAATTCTGAAGCAGCTATTAGACGTTATTTTGTCGAAGATTTCTTCAAAGACCATAAAAAAGTCTATCAAAAAAAGCCAATTTATTGGGAATTTTCTAGTGGTCGTCAAAATGGGTTCAAAGCACTGATGTATTTACATCGGTATGACAATACTGAGCTGGCGATGATTAGAACGGACTATTTACATCCATTGCAAGGTAAATATGAAACCAGATTGTCTCAATTACAACAATTAAGTGCCGATGAATCAATGGCTAAACGTAAAAAACAATTAGAACGTGACATTAAGCATGTCAATCAACAAATTAATGAATTGAAAAGCTATGATCCGATCATTCAACATCTTGCTAATGAACAAATTAGCCTTGATTTAGATGACGGAGTGTCAGTCAACTATAGCAAGCTTCAGGACGGTGAAAAAGTATTATCTAAGATTTAG
- the brxC gene encoding BREX system P-loop protein BrxC — translation MKIKEIFAKPIDRNIKGVITIGDEQDANIKQELEEYVVTKELQQHFQEFFSAYTDSINQDTTKMGVWISGFFGSGKSHFLKILAYLLENREVAGKPAIDYFLDDQKLSNPNTITNLQAAASIHNETILFNIDSKAKNGNKSQKDAILNVFLQVFNEQLGLIGVDFWIADMERDLIQDDQYTEFQEKFQELDKQHRTWLDARNGFAFLKGTIKDALVAIGYMTEENATGFIEQLKTNYPISVENFAERVNDYIVKQDPNYHLVFLVDEVGQYIGNSQQRMLNLQSVVEDLGTYTHGKAWVIVTSQQAIDQVTDNINGQDFSKIQGRFNTRIAMSSANVDEVINKRLLTKTVESEQSLANIYDNDQHAINNLITFEADIDRDHYRSPQNFADVYPFVPYQFNLLQDTLTAIRKNGSDGKHLANGERSMLAVFQESAQRLEQQDVRSLVPFSLFFQGLDQFLDHTHMIVIRRALDNDVINPEHQDHPFAVQVLETLFMVKYLANFKTTLNNVTTLMIDSIDTDRIKLEKQVKDAMTVLISQKVVEKTTNGFEFLTDAEQDVSRQINKQSVDGNEISREIGEYLFSNNQINGRFVYPKLDRQYSFKFNQFVDGHPHGVANNTMSIKINTPESDTNHVEMELRRIALSPTDPQIIIDMPADGQYIDDVRQALQIGKFLRDTSNRKDDARSEKIIDVKRLERQTLNKKSQSELEAALEDADIYVGDERLEANSKSFEKRLSMAQVHLIDEVYRNLSFIDVVKSETDIVKLFKSDFELVDTDENKQAIQAVLDRINRDYRSPSKISYKALLERFIAAPYGYRDWDVKWIIAKLFVGAQIKAYVNGEQINLSSDKTSNKIADFFTMKQYTDKLQLVPRVAVSDTQKRDLKEVAREVFNKNFFDNDEDDTLVQELRHTIDNANQLLTRQLGLSNRYPGRNILENGQALLKQLLSRQDTDAFYALISAKKNDLLDWHDDMYDDGLEDFYNSADQKHIWDDALSKVDIYEKSRSFISGNEVPDSYHKIKTIVDSNKPQGNLNDLKRYNEAFNEVYNNEFDKIETDVEQVVNDEWQATLTYIQAKAVPTALETEINHDFEHFIAEAKVAANLDELVIIKSKAGVRKDRFLTRADQVIAENEQQAARLAAKNQANEKAISDSNDQEEAKINKIETNATTPTAGNSSKANIPMVKHISLSSLPVSRTWQLTSDKDIDTQLAQLRAALVAQLAEVDQIKLNL, via the coding sequence TTGAAAATAAAAGAGATATTTGCTAAGCCAATTGATCGTAATATTAAGGGTGTTATTACCATTGGGGATGAACAGGACGCTAATATTAAGCAAGAATTGGAAGAGTATGTGGTTACCAAGGAGTTACAGCAACATTTTCAAGAATTTTTTAGCGCCTATACGGATAGCATCAATCAAGATACAACTAAGATGGGTGTTTGGATTTCTGGATTCTTTGGTTCTGGGAAATCACATTTTTTAAAAATTTTAGCTTATTTATTAGAAAATCGTGAAGTTGCCGGTAAACCAGCGATAGATTATTTTCTTGATGATCAAAAATTGAGTAATCCTAATACGATTACAAACTTACAAGCGGCGGCTTCGATACATAACGAAACTATTCTGTTTAATATTGATTCAAAAGCTAAAAATGGTAATAAATCACAAAAAGATGCCATTTTAAATGTCTTCTTGCAAGTGTTCAATGAACAATTGGGGTTAATTGGGGTTGATTTTTGGATTGCTGACATGGAGCGGGATCTGATTCAAGACGATCAATACACAGAATTTCAAGAAAAATTTCAGGAATTGGATAAGCAACATCGGACATGGCTTGATGCTCGAAATGGGTTTGCTTTTCTAAAGGGAACAATTAAAGACGCTTTGGTTGCAATTGGTTATATGACTGAAGAAAATGCGACTGGTTTTATTGAACAGCTTAAAACTAATTATCCAATCAGTGTTGAGAATTTTGCAGAACGAGTTAATGATTATATTGTTAAGCAAGATCCAAATTATCACTTAGTCTTTTTAGTTGATGAAGTTGGCCAATATATTGGTAATAGTCAACAACGGATGCTGAATTTACAGAGTGTGGTTGAGGATTTGGGAACGTATACACATGGTAAGGCATGGGTGATTGTTACCAGTCAACAAGCCATTGATCAGGTAACTGATAATATTAATGGACAAGATTTTTCTAAAATCCAGGGTCGGTTTAACACCCGGATTGCGATGTCATCCGCTAATGTTGATGAAGTCATTAATAAGCGATTATTAACTAAGACGGTTGAAAGTGAACAGAGCTTGGCTAATATTTATGATAATGATCAACATGCTATTAATAATTTGATCACCTTTGAAGCAGATATTGATCGAGATCACTATCGAAGTCCGCAAAATTTTGCTGATGTTTATCCATTTGTACCTTATCAGTTTAATTTATTACAGGATACCTTAACGGCAATTCGAAAAAATGGCTCAGATGGGAAGCATTTAGCTAATGGGGAACGGTCGATGTTGGCAGTATTCCAAGAATCAGCGCAGCGTTTAGAGCAGCAAGATGTTCGATCGTTAGTCCCATTTAGTCTCTTTTTTCAAGGCTTAGATCAATTCTTAGATCATACACATATGATTGTAATTAGGCGAGCACTGGATAATGATGTGATTAATCCAGAACATCAGGATCACCCATTTGCAGTTCAAGTGTTAGAGACCTTATTCATGGTAAAGTATCTCGCTAATTTCAAAACAACTTTGAATAATGTGACAACATTGATGATTGATTCAATTGATACCGATCGTATTAAATTGGAAAAGCAAGTTAAAGATGCGATGACCGTTTTAATTAGTCAGAAAGTTGTTGAGAAAACCACTAATGGCTTTGAGTTTTTAACGGATGCTGAACAGGATGTTAGTCGACAGATCAACAAACAAAGTGTTGATGGTAATGAAATTTCTCGAGAAATTGGTGAATATTTATTTTCGAATAATCAAATAAATGGTCGTTTTGTATACCCTAAACTAGATCGTCAATATTCATTTAAATTTAATCAATTTGTAGATGGTCATCCACATGGTGTGGCGAATAATACGATGAGTATTAAGATTAATACACCAGAAAGTGATACTAACCATGTTGAAATGGAATTACGAAGAATTGCATTATCACCAACTGATCCCCAAATTATTATTGATATGCCAGCAGACGGACAGTATATTGATGATGTGAGACAAGCCTTACAAATCGGTAAATTTTTACGTGACACGAGTAATCGTAAAGATGATGCTCGCTCTGAAAAAATAATTGATGTAAAAAGATTAGAGCGGCAGACGCTAAATAAAAAATCACAAAGTGAATTGGAAGCAGCTCTCGAAGATGCTGATATTTACGTTGGTGATGAGCGGTTAGAGGCCAACAGTAAAAGTTTTGAAAAGCGGTTAAGTATGGCACAAGTTCACTTAATTGATGAAGTCTATCGTAATTTGAGTTTTATTGACGTCGTTAAATCCGAAACTGATATTGTTAAATTATTTAAATCAGATTTTGAATTAGTTGATACGGATGAAAATAAGCAAGCTATTCAAGCAGTTCTAGATCGAATTAATCGGGACTATCGTAGTCCTAGCAAAATCTCATATAAGGCTCTTTTAGAGCGATTTATCGCGGCACCGTATGGCTATCGTGATTGGGACGTTAAATGGATAATTGCGAAACTGTTTGTTGGTGCTCAAATCAAAGCTTATGTAAACGGCGAACAAATTAATCTATCTTCAGACAAAACTAGTAACAAGATTGCTGATTTCTTTACGATGAAGCAATATACTGATAAGTTGCAACTAGTCCCAAGAGTGGCAGTTTCTGACACACAAAAACGGGATTTAAAGGAAGTTGCGCGGGAAGTTTTCAATAAAAACTTTTTTGATAATGATGAAGATGACACACTAGTTCAAGAGTTACGGCATACGATTGACAATGCAAATCAACTTTTGACTAGGCAACTAGGTCTATCTAATCGTTATCCAGGACGGAATATCTTAGAGAATGGACAAGCTTTACTGAAACAACTATTAAGTCGACAGGATACTGATGCATTTTATGCATTAATTAGCGCTAAGAAGAATGACTTGTTGGATTGGCATGATGATATGTATGATGATGGCCTAGAGGATTTTTATAATAGTGCTGATCAAAAACATATTTGGGATGATGCCCTTTCCAAAGTCGATATTTATGAGAAGTCACGTTCATTTATTAGCGGTAATGAAGTTCCTGACAGTTATCACAAAATAAAGACGATTGTTGATTCCAACAAACCACAAGGAAATCTCAATGATTTAAAACGATACAATGAAGCCTTTAATGAAGTTTACAATAATGAGTTCGATAAGATTGAAACGGATGTTGAACAAGTTGTGAATGATGAGTGGCAGGCAACATTAACATATATTCAAGCAAAGGCAGTACCAACAGCGCTTGAAACTGAGATTAATCATGATTTTGAACACTTTATTGCTGAGGCCAAAGTAGCTGCTAACCTAGATGAGTTGGTTATTATAAAATCCAAAGCAGGTGTTCGTAAAGATCGGTTCCTAACGAGGGCGGATCAAGTTATCGCTGAAAATGAGCAACAAGCCGCTCGATTAGCAGCTAAGAATCAGGCTAATGAAAAGGCAATTTCTGATAGTAATGATCAGGAAGAAGCAAAAATCAATAAGATTGAGACCAATGCAACCACGCCAACTGCGGGCAATAGTTCCAAAGCAAATATACCGATGGTTAAGCATATTAGTTTAAGTAGTTTGCCAGTTTCAAGAACTTGGCAACTAACTAGTGATAAAGATATTGACACTCAATTGGCACAATTACGGGCTGCATTAGTTGCTCAGTTGGCTGAGGTAGATCAGATTAAATTGAATTTATAA
- a CDS encoding DUF1788 domain-containing protein yields MTDTRMKLKSLREKITSQDFQHSRGLSNEVSYYILGYAPQDKLLVRDEIDNMKHQLNQATVGIDIIEFNVYHIMWDLLTQMGIKDDVIAMEADEGLDYLVEQLNNALGMTDSENMFVTYMEEKLVSTDNIVVFVTGIGEVYPLIRAHKILNTMHQIITQVPVVLFYPGKYDNLSLSMFGEVKEDNYYRAFQIN; encoded by the coding sequence ATGACAGATACGAGAATGAAGTTAAAAAGTTTACGCGAAAAAATCACTAGCCAGGATTTTCAGCACAGTCGTGGTCTTTCAAATGAAGTATCCTATTATATTTTAGGATATGCCCCTCAGGATAAGCTTTTAGTACGAGATGAGATTGACAATATGAAGCATCAATTGAATCAGGCCACAGTAGGCATCGATATTATTGAATTTAATGTTTACCATATTATGTGGGATCTTTTAACTCAAATGGGAATTAAAGATGATGTTATTGCGATGGAAGCGGATGAAGGACTCGACTACTTAGTAGAACAGCTAAATAATGCTTTAGGTATGACTGATTCTGAAAATATGTTTGTGACATATATGGAAGAAAAATTGGTTTCCACGGATAACATAGTTGTTTTTGTAACGGGAATTGGAGAGGTCTATCCATTAATTCGGGCGCATAAGATTTTGAATACGATGCATCAAATTATTACTCAAGTACCGGTAGTACTTTTCTATCCCGGCAAATACGATAATTTGAGCTTGAGCATGTTCGGTGAAGTGAAAGAAGATAATTATTATCGTGCATTTCAGATTAATTAG
- a CDS encoding DUF1819 family protein produces MIKYSAAIVSHSFWFNEFQQYIELLNKGLTQGEINSQAIKDNIFKQSTVARIQDMLKIITHRIDSLDQDYMSLFPRLDIANQRLIDLITVMKSNQLFEEFMYEVYRDELVLGDTELHDYEIEAFFSRKQAENQQIASWTDETITRLMGVFKTFVREAGLMKNQGSFDQVSRPLLDLDLEDMLRNKDEHQILAVLLGR; encoded by the coding sequence ATGATAAAATATAGTGCTGCAATAGTTTCACATTCTTTTTGGTTTAATGAGTTTCAGCAGTATATTGAATTGTTAAATAAGGGTTTAACTCAAGGCGAAATTAATAGCCAAGCCATTAAAGACAATATCTTTAAACAGAGTACAGTTGCTCGTATTCAAGACATGCTTAAAATAATAACACATCGAATCGATAGTCTAGATCAAGACTATATGAGTCTTTTTCCACGACTTGATATCGCAAATCAACGGTTAATTGATTTGATAACTGTTATGAAATCAAATCAACTTTTTGAAGAGTTTATGTATGAGGTTTATCGTGATGAATTAGTACTCGGAGATACAGAGTTACATGATTATGAAATTGAAGCTTTTTTTAGTCGCAAACAGGCTGAAAATCAGCAAATTGCGAGTTGGACTGATGAAACAATTACGCGATTAATGGGTGTTTTTAAAACCTTTGTCCGTGAAGCAGGGCTGATGAAAAATCAAGGGAGTTTTGACCAAGTAAGTCGTCCCTTATTAGATCTTGATTTAGAGGACATGTTACGAAATAAAGATGAACATCAGATACTAGCTGTACTATTGGGGAGATAA
- a CDS encoding alpha/beta hydrolase has translation MSELLKVTKQVPQVDELPNLVYYQTITANTGVELRLSMLVPRTTDLKPAVLYFPGGGFTAANHNKFIQMRTALAQAGYVVAAAEYRVIPNQFPDLVEDGKQALNYLYTHADQYRIDTTRIAVLGDSAGGYLAQFMGVTNQTAHFLPSDVSKSNTGVKAVVSLYGFCDLLTIGAGLNEAFHDSTTATEALLVNGVSFMTDTAQSIQADQERAKQASPVNYVTSQLPPFLIMHGNADRIVSPAQADEMVTALTDHQVAVDQVILDQAGHGTWEWYQPAIIDYVITWLTQKLA, from the coding sequence ATGTCAGAATTATTGAAAGTAACGAAACAAGTGCCACAAGTGGATGAACTGCCTAATTTAGTCTATTATCAAACGATTACGGCGAATACTGGTGTTGAATTGCGACTATCGATGTTGGTGCCGCGCACGACTGACTTAAAGCCAGCTGTGTTATATTTTCCCGGTGGTGGTTTTACCGCTGCTAATCATAATAAATTTATCCAAATGCGGACAGCCTTAGCTCAAGCGGGGTATGTCGTTGCGGCGGCTGAGTACCGTGTCATTCCTAATCAATTTCCTGATTTAGTTGAAGATGGCAAACAGGCGCTGAATTATCTGTATACCCATGCAGACCAATATCGGATTGATACAACTCGAATTGCGGTGTTAGGTGATTCCGCTGGCGGGTATTTAGCACAATTTATGGGCGTGACTAACCAGACTGCGCACTTTTTACCAAGTGATGTTTCTAAATCGAATACGGGGGTTAAAGCAGTCGTTTCATTGTATGGCTTTTGTGATTTATTAACAATTGGAGCCGGCTTAAACGAAGCTTTTCACGATTCTACAACCGCCACGGAAGCACTATTAGTCAATGGGGTTTCGTTCATGACTGATACGGCACAGTCCATTCAAGCGGATCAAGAGCGGGCTAAGCAAGCCAGTCCGGTTAATTATGTGACGTCGCAGTTACCGCCATTCTTGATCATGCATGGCAATGCAGATCGAATTGTCTCACCAGCGCAAGCGGATGAAATGGTAACGGCACTAACTGACCATCAAGTGGCTGTTGACCAAGTTATCCTTGACCAGGCCGGTCATGGCACTTGGGAGTGGTATCAACCGGCCATTATTGACTATGTTATCACGTGGTTGACGCAAAAATTAGCTTAA
- a CDS encoding MFS transporter produces MKNQHSKVFKLALLSISILAMTTSSISAVVPLMQQSLQNESLSQIESIITIPNLGSLLLIMFSGMIGRRLGIKRTIMLGLLLFLGGGIVPAMTNNYLTILIARFLMGCGVGLFNPFSVSLMASFYQDDELSAMLGYQNAAKNLGAAGIGLIIAGLITFNWKAAFLSYTIALLPIILFGGLIKVPESSLVVKTQVSRHINRKVWFLTGLMFLTFCAFMVVVVKLASLVATTKIATPAMAAMMLSLMGVISMISSSFFGHINKRIGDYIMPVSLLGMALGMIVIAHAPNAMLVFVGVILVGVFFGWVLPQSFMRVAKITTKKDTHLATSMVLVGESLGSFLSPTIMNGIAKILGNTLPSFVLSIGGLGLIGLTLIDSYCSLRGFYQSVPVK; encoded by the coding sequence ATGAAAAATCAACATAGCAAGGTGTTTAAGCTAGCCCTATTGTCAATTTCAATTCTGGCAATGACCACGTCGTCAATTTCGGCAGTTGTACCGTTGATGCAGCAATCATTACAAAATGAATCTTTATCTCAAATTGAAAGTATTATAACGATACCTAATTTAGGATCGTTACTACTAATTATGTTTTCAGGAATGATTGGTAGACGGTTGGGGATTAAGCGAACCATTATGTTAGGGTTACTATTATTCTTAGGTGGTGGCATTGTACCGGCAATGACCAATAACTATCTCACTATTTTAATTGCGCGCTTTTTAATGGGCTGCGGAGTGGGCTTGTTTAACCCATTTTCAGTCAGTTTGATGGCTAGTTTTTATCAAGATGATGAATTGTCAGCGATGTTGGGCTATCAAAATGCCGCCAAAAACTTAGGGGCCGCTGGGATTGGTTTGATTATTGCCGGGTTAATTACTTTTAATTGGAAGGCGGCTTTTCTATCCTATACAATTGCGCTACTCCCAATTATCTTATTCGGCGGCTTGATTAAAGTTCCAGAATCGTCATTAGTGGTTAAAACGCAAGTTTCAAGACATATTAATCGCAAAGTCTGGTTTTTAACGGGGTTGATGTTTCTAACTTTTTGCGCCTTTATGGTGGTTGTTGTAAAATTAGCCAGTTTAGTGGCGACTACAAAGATTGCAACACCTGCCATGGCAGCAATGATGCTTTCCTTAATGGGGGTCATTTCGATGATTTCTAGTAGCTTTTTTGGCCACATTAATAAAAGAATTGGCGATTATATTATGCCAGTTTCACTATTGGGCATGGCTTTGGGAATGATTGTCATTGCGCATGCCCCAAATGCAATGTTGGTATTTGTTGGTGTGATCCTAGTCGGCGTGTTTTTCGGCTGGGTGCTACCTCAAAGCTTTATGCGAGTGGCGAAAATTACGACTAAAAAGGACACTCATTTAGCAACTTCTATGGTGTTGGTGGGCGAAAGTTTAGGGTCATTTTTATCACCAACGATAATGAATGGCATTGCTAAAATATTGGGCAATACTTTACCGAGTTTTGTTCTGAGTATTGGTGGTTTAGGGTTAATTGGTTTAACCTTAATTGATAGCTATTGTTCATTGAGGGGCTTTTATCAATCGGTCCCCGTTAAATGA
- a CDS encoding DUF2798 domain-containing protein, translating to MPRNLKEEVVFTAIMAGLMVFVMTAYNVTMAQGFSNGLVLAILSGYPLGLVVAIILDLLVVGPIAKGLAFKYIINDYMRKRVVLIGITISVLMVLGMVTCMSLFGIAVEGELTGSHVLATYGHTWIFNLIVALPLQLLIVGPIARAVLGKMQQATANQEQSSTVKDED from the coding sequence ATGCCACGTAATTTAAAAGAAGAAGTTGTGTTCACGGCGATTATGGCTGGATTGATGGTTTTTGTTATGACGGCTTATAACGTCACGATGGCACAAGGCTTCAGCAATGGCTTAGTCCTCGCAATTTTGAGCGGCTACCCCCTTGGTTTAGTAGTGGCAATCATTTTAGATTTATTGGTCGTTGGACCAATCGCAAAAGGATTAGCTTTCAAATATATCATTAATGATTACATGCGGAAAAGAGTCGTTTTAATTGGGATTACTATCTCAGTTTTAATGGTCCTTGGCATGGTAACTTGCATGTCCCTCTTTGGGATTGCGGTGGAAGGTGAACTGACTGGGAGTCATGTGCTAGCAACATATGGTCATACCTGGATTTTTAACTTGATTGTTGCATTACCGCTCCAACTTTTAATCGTCGGGCCTATTGCGCGCGCGGTGTTGGGCAAGATGCAACAAGCGACTGCTAACCAAGAACAATCTTCAACTGTTAAAGATGAGGATTAA